From the genome of Calidithermus timidus DSM 17022, one region includes:
- a CDS encoding 2,3-bisphosphoglycerate-independent phosphoglycerate mutase: MSLFPILEEISQSTPSKILFVVLDGVGGLPRQPGGPTELAAASTPNLDALAKQSMLGLQYPVAPGIAPGSGPGHLSLFGYDPIRYQVGRGALSAIGIGAEFRDGDVGVRGNFATLDASGRITDRRAGRPSNEENARVVAKLQAAIQEIDGVRVRFYTESEHRFVVILSGAELGERVSDTDPQKTGVPPLESRVHHPGDAASARTATVLNALSARIREVLKDEPTINAALFRGISERPKFPSMQQIYKLNPACVASYPMYKGVASLVGMKVLEVVGEEDALQGKVKALQTHWSEHDFFYLHFKKTDSTGEDGDFEEKVHKVELFDHLLPELLALKPDVLVITGDHSTPSVLRAHSWHPVPVLLYGPYLRNDPAQRFTEDEAARGTLGTLRGTDLMPLMLAHAGKLQKFGA; encoded by the coding sequence ATGAGCCTGTTCCCGATCCTCGAGGAGATCTCCCAGTCCACCCCTAGCAAGATCCTCTTCGTCGTGCTCGACGGGGTGGGTGGCCTGCCTCGGCAGCCGGGCGGCCCCACCGAGCTCGCCGCCGCCAGCACCCCCAACCTCGATGCCCTGGCAAAGCAGTCCATGCTGGGCCTGCAATACCCTGTGGCTCCGGGCATCGCGCCCGGCTCCGGTCCCGGCCACCTCTCGCTCTTCGGCTACGACCCCATCCGCTACCAGGTGGGCCGGGGGGCGCTCTCGGCCATCGGCATCGGGGCCGAGTTCCGCGACGGCGACGTGGGGGTGCGCGGGAACTTCGCCACCCTCGACGCCTCGGGCCGCATCACCGACCGCCGCGCGGGGCGGCCTAGCAACGAGGAGAACGCGCGGGTGGTGGCCAAGCTCCAGGCCGCCATCCAGGAGATCGATGGGGTCAGGGTACGCTTCTACACCGAAAGCGAGCACCGCTTCGTGGTGATCCTCTCGGGGGCCGAGCTGGGCGAGAGGGTCTCCGACACCGACCCTCAGAAAACCGGCGTGCCCCCCCTGGAGTCCCGCGTCCACCACCCTGGCGACGCGGCCAGCGCCCGCACCGCCACCGTGCTCAACGCCCTCAGCGCCCGCATCCGCGAGGTGCTCAAGGACGAGCCCACCATCAACGCAGCCCTCTTCCGCGGCATCTCCGAGCGGCCCAAGTTCCCCTCGATGCAGCAAATCTACAAGCTCAATCCCGCCTGCGTGGCCTCCTACCCCATGTACAAGGGCGTAGCCAGCTTGGTGGGGATGAAGGTGCTCGAGGTCGTGGGTGAGGAGGATGCCCTCCAGGGCAAGGTGAAGGCCCTGCAGACCCACTGGTCCGAGCACGACTTCTTCTACCTGCACTTCAAGAAGACCGACTCCACCGGTGAGGACGGCGACTTCGAGGAGAAGGTGCACAAGGTCGAACTTTTCGACCACCTGCTGCCCGAATTGCTGGCCCTCAAGCCCGACGTACTGGTGATCACCGGCGACCACTCCACCCCCAGCGTGCTCAGGGCCCACTCCTGGCACCCGGTCCCGGTGCTGCTATACGGCCCTTACCTGCGCAACGACCCCGCCCAGCGCTTCACCGAGGACGAGGCC
- the proS gene encoding proline--tRNA ligase yields the protein MAKEKGLTPQSQDFNEWYNEVILRAELVDYGPVRGTMVIRPYGFGLWENIQRVLDDMFKATGHANAYFPLFIPMSFFQKEAEHVEGFSPELAVVTHAGGEELEEPLAVRPTSETIIGYMWGKWIRTYRDLPQLLNQWGNVVRWELRTKPFLRTSEFLWQEGHTAHATQEEAEAEVRQMLGIYAKMSREWAAVPVWEGVKTESEKFAGAVYTTTIEAMMRDGKALQSGTSHYLGTNFARAFDIQFQDRDQQNKYVHTTSWGLSTRMVGAVIMTHGDDKGLILPPRIAPIQVVIVPIYKSETREQVMPAVEKLAAELKAAGVRVHLDDRDQYSPGFKFNEWELKGVPLRLEIGPRDVEAGTAVLASRLGGKETVQLGEIIATLPQRLEAFQEALYRRALEFRDSHTWEVNDYGEFKEKVEQGFVKAFHCGDQECERQIKAETTATTRCIPFDEPEAHGKCIRCGKPSAYGKRILFAKAY from the coding sequence ATGGCGAAGGAAAAAGGCCTGACCCCGCAAAGCCAAGATTTCAACGAGTGGTACAACGAAGTCATCCTGCGAGCCGAACTGGTGGACTATGGCCCGGTGCGCGGCACGATGGTCATCAGGCCTTATGGCTTTGGCCTGTGGGAAAATATTCAACGCGTCCTAGACGACATGTTCAAAGCTACCGGGCACGCCAACGCGTACTTTCCCCTCTTCATCCCCATGAGCTTCTTCCAGAAGGAAGCCGAGCACGTCGAGGGGTTCTCGCCCGAGCTGGCGGTGGTGACCCATGCGGGCGGGGAGGAGCTCGAGGAACCCCTGGCCGTGCGCCCGACCTCGGAGACCATCATCGGCTACATGTGGGGCAAGTGGATTCGCACCTACCGCGACCTGCCCCAGCTCCTCAACCAGTGGGGCAACGTGGTGCGCTGGGAGCTACGCACCAAGCCCTTTTTGCGCACCAGCGAGTTCTTGTGGCAGGAAGGCCACACCGCCCACGCCACCCAGGAGGAGGCCGAGGCCGAGGTGCGGCAGATGCTGGGCATCTACGCCAAGATGTCGCGCGAGTGGGCGGCGGTGCCGGTGTGGGAGGGGGTCAAGACCGAGAGCGAGAAGTTCGCCGGAGCGGTCTACACCACCACCATCGAGGCCATGATGCGCGATGGTAAGGCGCTGCAGTCGGGCACCAGCCACTATTTGGGTACCAACTTCGCCAGGGCCTTCGATATCCAGTTCCAAGACCGCGACCAGCAGAACAAGTACGTCCACACCACGAGTTGGGGCCTCTCCACCCGCATGGTGGGGGCGGTGATCATGACCCACGGCGACGACAAGGGCCTCATCCTGCCTCCCCGCATCGCCCCCATTCAGGTGGTGATCGTGCCCATCTACAAGTCCGAGACCCGCGAGCAGGTGATGCCGGCGGTGGAAAAGCTGGCCGCCGAGCTCAAGGCGGCGGGCGTGCGGGTTCACCTTGACGACCGCGACCAGTACAGCCCCGGCTTCAAGTTCAACGAGTGGGAGCTCAAGGGCGTGCCGCTGCGCCTGGAGATTGGCCCCCGCGACGTGGAAGCGGGCACCGCCGTGCTGGCGAGCCGCCTGGGCGGCAAGGAGACTGTGCAGCTTGGCGAGATCATCGCGACGTTACCCCAGCGGCTGGAGGCCTTCCAGGAGGCGCTCTACCGGCGGGCGCTGGAGTTCCGCGACAGCCACACTTGGGAAGTGAACGACTACGGGGAGTTCAAGGAGAAGGTCGAGCAGGGCTTCGTCAAGGCTTTCCATTGTGGCGACCAGGAGTGTGAGAGGCAGATCAAGGCCGAGACCACCGCCACTACCCGCTGCATCCCCTTCGACGAGCCCGAGGCCCACGGGAAGTGTATCCGCTGTGGCAAGCCGAGCGCTTATGGCAAGCGGATCCTGTTCGCTAAGGCGTACTGA
- a CDS encoding Gfo/Idh/MocA family protein, whose protein sequence is MEKIRWGILSTGRIAARLADTLRGLEGAELLAVGSRSLEAARAFGEAKGIPRRYGSYEELAADPDVDVIYVASPHSHHYAHTLLCLEHGKHVLCEKSFAHNALEARRMAQKAREKGLFLMEAMWTRFLPHMVRLRELLAQKVIGEVRMIQVSMGFRAQVGPEHRLLNPELAGGALLDVGVYPLSFTSMVWGKPERLDSQVYLGPTGVDEQAVLLLGYRDGRMAALVSSLHTPTNMAAYLYGTEGYVEIPNPWYRAKRLLLHRDGQVEALECPYEGHGDQFQAIEAMNCIRSGRLESQVMPLAETIAIMEVMDAFRAQWGLRYPGELAGGG, encoded by the coding sequence ATGGAGAAGATCCGCTGGGGCATTCTGAGCACCGGGCGCATCGCAGCCCGTCTGGCCGACACCTTGCGCGGCCTCGAGGGCGCCGAACTGCTGGCGGTGGGCTCGAGGAGCCTCGAGGCCGCCCGCGCCTTTGGGGAAGCGAAGGGCATTCCCCGCCGCTACGGCAGCTACGAAGAACTCGCCGCCGATCCCGACGTGGACGTGATCTACGTGGCTTCACCCCACAGCCACCACTACGCCCACACCCTGCTGTGCCTCGAGCACGGCAAGCACGTCCTGTGCGAGAAGTCCTTCGCCCACAACGCCCTCGAGGCCCGCCGCATGGCCCAGAAGGCCAGGGAAAAGGGGCTCTTCCTGATGGAGGCCATGTGGACGCGCTTTTTGCCTCACATGGTGCGGCTGCGTGAGTTGCTGGCGCAGAAGGTGATCGGCGAGGTGCGGATGATCCAGGTCAGCATGGGCTTCCGCGCCCAGGTCGGACCTGAGCACCGGCTCCTGAACCCCGAGCTGGCCGGGGGCGCCCTGCTCGACGTGGGCGTGTACCCGCTCTCCTTCACCTCGATGGTCTGGGGAAAGCCCGAACGCCTCGACAGCCAGGTCTACCTGGGCCCTACCGGCGTGGACGAGCAGGCCGTCTTGCTGCTGGGTTACCGCGACGGGCGCATGGCGGCGCTGGTCTCGAGCCTCCACACCCCTACCAACATGGCGGCCTACCTCTACGGCACCGAGGGCTACGTCGAGATCCCCAACCCCTGGTACCGCGCCAAGAGACTGCTGCTGCACAGGGATGGGCAGGTCGAAGCCCTCGAGTGCCCCTACGAAGGCCATGGCGACCAGTTTCAGGCCATCGAGGCCATGAACTGCATCCGGTCGGGAAGGCTCGAGTCGCAGGTCATGCCCCTGGCTGAAACCATCGCCATCATGGAGGTCATGGACGCCTTCCGGGCACAGTGGGGACTGCGCTATCCGGGGGAGCTGGCGGGTGGGGGATAA
- the nth gene encoding endonuclease III, protein MTGKSATQPKPGRASAHRASRARALPQETLEARRARAARVLEVLERLYPNATTELEHRNPFELLVATVLSARATDASVNKATPALFARFPDAASLARATPEEVEPFIKNIGLYRAKARNLVLLARKLVEEHGGEVPVDKAKLQQLPGVGWKTATVVLGAAFKVPGIAVDTHLTRLAHRLGFSGESDPEKIGRDLERLFPREKWVFVHHALILFGRYRCTARRPQCEGCLLWELCLSRGAW, encoded by the coding sequence GTGACAGGGAAAAGTGCAACCCAGCCAAAGCCGGGTCGGGCCAGCGCCCACAGAGCCTCGCGGGCTCGGGCTCTTCCCCAGGAAACGCTCGAGGCCAGACGGGCTCGAGCCGCGCGGGTGCTGGAGGTGCTCGAGCGGCTTTACCCCAACGCCACCACCGAACTCGAGCACCGCAACCCCTTCGAGCTGCTCGTCGCCACCGTGCTCTCGGCCAGGGCCACCGATGCTTCGGTGAACAAGGCCACGCCTGCGCTCTTCGCCCGCTTCCCCGACGCCGCCAGTCTGGCCCGGGCTACGCCCGAGGAGGTCGAGCCCTTCATCAAGAACATCGGGCTCTACCGAGCCAAGGCCCGCAATCTCGTGCTGCTGGCGCGCAAGCTGGTCGAGGAGCACGGCGGGGAAGTCCCGGTGGATAAGGCCAAGCTGCAGCAGCTACCCGGCGTGGGCTGGAAGACCGCCACGGTTGTGCTGGGAGCGGCCTTCAAGGTTCCGGGCATCGCGGTGGACACCCACCTCACGCGGCTGGCCCATCGCTTGGGCTTCTCCGGCGAGAGCGACCCCGAGAAAATAGGCCGCGACCTCGAGCGCCTGTTTCCCCGCGAGAAATGGGTTTTCGTCCACCACGCCCTCATCCTCTTCGGACGTTACCGCTGCACCGCCCGCAGGCCGCAGTGCGAGGGCTGCTTGTTGTGGGAGCTCTGCCTCAGCCGGGGGGCCTGGTGA
- a CDS encoding VOC family protein gives MKLSLDHIVVAAHSLEQGCDYVERALGVRPVPGGRHLKMGTHNSLLNLGEGVYLEVIAIDPEGTDPGRPRWFGLDNPRLQAELKRSPRLLHWVVRTDDIRAVVAALPELGKVHRMGRGDLEWDIAIPDDGQLLEHGLIPTVISWGDAPHPTTRLPESACRLMGLRGLHPHPERVEARLKALGLELGLEASPAPGLLAQVQTPAGLRLLR, from the coding sequence GTGAAGCTCAGTCTCGACCACATCGTGGTTGCCGCCCACAGCCTCGAGCAGGGCTGCGATTACGTGGAGCGGGCCCTGGGAGTGCGACCCGTGCCCGGTGGGCGGCACCTCAAGATGGGTACCCACAACAGCCTACTGAACCTGGGGGAGGGGGTTTACCTCGAGGTCATCGCCATCGACCCCGAGGGTACCGATCCAGGCCGCCCGCGCTGGTTCGGCTTAGACAATCCCCGGCTTCAGGCCGAGCTGAAGCGGTCCCCCCGGCTGCTGCACTGGGTCGTCCGCACCGACGACATCCGCGCGGTGGTCGCAGCACTTCCCGAGCTGGGCAAAGTCCATCGCATGGGCCGGGGCGACCTCGAGTGGGACATCGCCATCCCCGACGATGGACAGTTGCTCGAGCACGGCCTGATCCCCACCGTGATTTCTTGGGGCGACGCGCCACACCCCACCACCCGGCTACCGGAGTCCGCTTGCCGCTTGATGGGCCTGAGGGGTCTTCACCCACACCCCGAGCGGGTCGAGGCCCGGCTGAAAGCGCTGGGGCTGGAACTGGGACTCGAGGCTTCCCCTGCTCCCGGACTCCTCGCCCAGGTGCAAACCCCCGCCGGGCTGCGTCTGTTGCGCTAA
- a CDS encoding long-chain fatty acid--CoA ligase, producing MQSTMMDFPLTLPHLLERAGQLFGRQEIVTRLPDRSLHRYSYADFYRRSRALAEALQKAGLRKGDRVATLSWNTYAHLEAYFGIPAAGGVLHTLNLRLHPSDIAYIINHAEDRFLIVDDVLLKLYEAIKDQVKLEKVIVVPLSGQPVPEGLTDYEAFIAGAGGDFEYPRLEEREALGMCYTSGTTGKPKGVVYSHRSTVLHSLASALPDALNLSAQDVLCPVVPMFHVMAWGLPFTGVMMGSKLVLPGPHLDPVSLLELYEGEAVTKTAGVPTIWLGVLQTLQKDPARFKLVPGMEMVVGGSAAPEAMIRGFDHFNLKVLHAWGMTETSPLGTTSRLKPHLKRLSSDEQYAYRATQGIPTPLVEVRAVGESGVVPWDGKSMGELEVRGPWVAQSYFRLESERDKWSPDGWFRTGDVVTIDPEGYVKITDRTKDLIKSGGEWISSLDLENALMGHPAVKEAAVIAVPHPKWAERPLAAVVLKEGMSATPEELRAFLEPKVAKWWIPDAFVFVSEIPRTSTGKFLKAQLREQYKNWRWD from the coding sequence ATGCAGTCAACGATGATGGATTTCCCCCTCACCCTGCCCCATTTGCTCGAGCGAGCCGGACAGCTCTTCGGTCGGCAGGAGATCGTCACCCGTCTGCCCGACAGGAGCCTGCACCGCTACAGCTACGCCGACTTCTACCGGCGTAGCCGGGCGCTGGCCGAGGCACTGCAGAAAGCGGGCTTACGCAAGGGCGACCGGGTGGCCACGCTGTCGTGGAACACCTACGCTCACCTCGAGGCCTACTTCGGCATCCCGGCAGCCGGGGGCGTGCTGCACACCCTCAACCTGCGGTTGCACCCCTCCGACATCGCCTACATCATCAACCACGCCGAAGACCGCTTCTTGATCGTCGACGACGTGCTTTTAAAGCTCTACGAGGCCATCAAGGATCAGGTGAAGCTCGAGAAGGTCATCGTGGTGCCCCTCAGCGGCCAACCCGTGCCCGAGGGGCTCACCGACTACGAGGCGTTCATCGCGGGGGCGGGCGGCGACTTCGAGTACCCCCGGCTCGAGGAGCGCGAGGCGCTGGGGATGTGCTACACCTCCGGTACCACCGGCAAACCCAAGGGCGTGGTCTACTCCCACCGCTCTACCGTGTTGCACAGCCTGGCCTCCGCCCTCCCCGACGCGCTCAACCTCTCGGCGCAGGACGTGCTGTGCCCGGTGGTGCCGATGTTCCACGTCATGGCCTGGGGCCTGCCCTTCACCGGGGTGATGATGGGGTCCAAGCTGGTGCTGCCGGGGCCGCACCTCGACCCGGTGAGCCTGCTCGAGCTCTACGAAGGCGAGGCCGTGACCAAAACCGCCGGGGTGCCCACCATCTGGCTGGGTGTGCTGCAGACCCTGCAAAAAGACCCCGCCCGCTTCAAGCTGGTGCCCGGCATGGAGATGGTGGTGGGTGGCTCGGCGGCCCCCGAGGCGATGATCCGGGGCTTCGACCACTTCAACCTCAAGGTGCTGCACGCCTGGGGTATGACCGAGACCAGCCCCCTGGGCACGACGAGCCGCCTCAAGCCCCACCTCAAGCGCCTCTCCTCCGACGAGCAGTACGCCTACCGCGCCACCCAGGGCATCCCCACCCCGCTGGTCGAGGTGCGGGCCGTGGGCGAGAGCGGCGTGGTGCCCTGGGACGGCAAGAGCATGGGCGAGCTCGAGGTGCGCGGCCCCTGGGTGGCCCAGAGCTACTTCCGCCTCGAGAGCGAGCGTGACAAGTGGAGCCCCGACGGCTGGTTCCGCACCGGCGACGTGGTGACCATCGACCCCGAGGGCTACGTCAAGATCACCGACCGCACCAAGGACCTCATCAAGTCGGGCGGGGAGTGGATCTCCAGCCTCGACCTCGAGAACGCCCTCATGGGTCATCCCGCGGTGAAGGAGGCCGCCGTCATCGCCGTTCCCCACCCTAAGTGGGCCGAGCGCCCGCTGGCGGCGGTGGTGCTGAAGGAGGGCATGAGCGCCACGCCCGAGGAGTTGCGGGCTTTCCTCGAGCCCAAAGTC